From the Paraflavitalea soli genome, the window CCTCGGGCTTACGCTGCATGATCCAATATACTGGTCTGGGAAAGAAATTCATCCAGTGTCCGCCAAAGAAATTATTCGGTTCCTCACCCGGCAATAAGAGGAAACGGTTATCCGACAATCGTTCGCATTCATCAAACAAGGTCTTCAACTCTAACAAGCGATCATTGGCCGGTCCTTTGGGATGGCCTGGGCCATGAAATTCGCCCAGGTGAACAATATCCACGCCGGTATTTTTGAACACCTTTACAAAATTGGGTGTTTCAGGCAGTGGCTTATTGGCCAGCACATCCTGCACATGCTCAATATGAAAATGACTTGACATGGTCTTGTATCCGGGCAAGGCGGGATATTTATCATTGTGTGTAAAACGCTTCACTTCGCTCAAAGCTGCACCGGCTTTTTGTGTGCTGAGCAGGCAAAAGAAATTCAGCCTTTGCCTGGTACCCGGCGGGGCATTGAACCAGGGAACATAACGGCGGTCGCCAAAGATATCCTGCCGGATACCCATGCCGTAGCCCTTGACCATATCGCGGTAGTTGTTGCCATGCCAGGTAAACTTAAGATTGAAAGCCTCATCGAGGGGATAAAAATATTGGTGTGGAGCAGGAAACAGGGCAAGACTGCCGCCTTTGCTTTCACCTATGATGGTCCTGTATTTCACTTCCTGGTTTTTGGCTGGCCGCCAGGCATCGGGCACCGTGGATTGCAGGTTATTGTCTACATCGGACCAACTCACGTGGCTCCATAGCTGGTCTTTACTCACCAATCCGGCATCGTACAATAAGGCAGTAGAATCAACAGGCGTTGACATGACTGCCGCAATATTGAACAGGGGACTTCCTTTGTACAAAGTAATCTCAATAGCGCCATTAAATGAAGCAGCGGATATGGCTGAAATGATGATCTGTGTGCGTAAACCGCTGCTGGTTACCCGCAGCTGTCGTTTATCAAATTGGACAGGAAAGGACTGATATGGTTTTAAGGGCACCCGGTCGAAGAAGATATTCCAGCCATTTTGAGAGATCAGGTCGCGTTTGCCCACTGTAATGACGAAAGCCGGATCAAGTGCGGCAGCGATCTCCTTCCACTGTCCCTGGCTGGTCAATTGTATACTTTTGAACAGCGGTTGTTCCTGATCGAGGCTGATCAAAAATCTCGCTTTCCCATCTTTACCCGCCTGCCAGCTAATATCCAGCAGGTTGTTGCAGACAGCCGCCACGACGCCGCTGTTCTTTTGAAGGCCGGAAAGATCTACCGGCATTTGGGCCGATACAATGAAATTCACCAGGAGGACAAGGAGGAGTAAGGATGTTTTTTTCATATAGCTGCATTAGGTAACAGCCATGAAGATAACTCTTAGAACCTATGTTTCTTCATCGTAATAGATCTTATAATATTTCTTTCCCGACATTTCATCGATACCCCTTTCTATCAGGTCACGACGGCCATGGATATAGATGTGGAAGTTCTTGTCCAGTTTGAGTACTGTTTTAAATACCTTTTGCTGCTTCTTGACGGCGGAAAGGTGGATATCAAATTCATCGCCTATTTCGAAGTTGCGGGCGGACTCAAAGTTCTTTTTGTATTCCATAAAGGTATCCACTACTTCGGGGTGGTGGATCACTTCTTCGGCAAATTCCTGGAGATTGAACTGCTCTTTGGTCTTAAAATAATCCATGGAGCGGTTCAACATATCTATCTGATCGCTCTTGCTCACATCAAACTTCTCCGCATACTCGTTGGTAACAAAGTTTTTACAGAGGCTTAAATACTTATCGGTGTTGTGATAGCTATCGGAATAGGGTTGAACCTGTAAAAAATCACTGACCCAGTACTGGGTATCATTCTGCTTATTGGTGCTGTCTACCACACATACTTTATAACCCTCTACGGTGTTGGTGTTGAAGATCAGACAGCCTTTATCCAGCTTATTGATGTTGATCCCTTCTTCCTGTATCACTTCCCAGCTTTTGCCATGCGGGAATACTTTGAGGAAGGTTTCCTTGGTTTCTGATTTAAAGAGACCAATGGCCCGTGTATATTCGTTTTCAAACATGACGCGATCAAACAACACCACATAGAGTTCGCCCTCCTTTACCTTGGTATGGGTGGATTTACTGTATAGGAATTGGGCCAGCAGGGCGGCCTGTGGTATGAAAGTGTCTATATCATCAAAAATAGTGCGTACATAATTGTATACTTCATTCAGCGCCACATCACTAAGGTGGGTAAACCGGTACAGCTCGTTCTCATTAAAAGCGCCCAGGAAGTATTTGGTGAGGAGGCCCTGTACGATCTCATCATTGAGTGTAAGGGGATTTTCCGAAAGCTTTAATTCCTCGCCCCGGGAGGGGTTACCCACTCTATGCACCATCACTTTCTGCAGTAATACTCCGTCAAGTCCTGTCATTGTCCGTTTTTTTCAGGCGGCGAAGATAAGGGGAAGGAATATTTTATCAGGCCCTAGTTATGCACCTTATTTTGCCTTTACCACCTGCACGGTCACCAACAACTGGCCGGTATGGCGCATGGTGTGCTCGGCAGCATGGAACAATAGGCCCAACACGGTAGAAGGCGTCTGCTTGCGGCCCACTCCTCTTACAG encodes:
- a CDS encoding CehA/McbA family metallohydrolase domain-containing protein encodes the protein MKKTSLLLLVLLVNFIVSAQMPVDLSGLQKNSGVVAAVCNNLLDISWQAGKDGKARFLISLDQEQPLFKSIQLTSQGQWKEIAAALDPAFVITVGKRDLISQNGWNIFFDRVPLKPYQSFPVQFDKRQLRVTSSGLRTQIIISAISAASFNGAIEITLYKGSPLFNIAAVMSTPVDSTALLYDAGLVSKDQLWSHVSWSDVDNNLQSTVPDAWRPAKNQEVKYRTIIGESKGGSLALFPAPHQYFYPLDEAFNLKFTWHGNNYRDMVKGYGMGIRQDIFGDRRYVPWFNAPPGTRQRLNFFCLLSTQKAGAALSEVKRFTHNDKYPALPGYKTMSSHFHIEHVQDVLANKPLPETPNFVKVFKNTGVDIVHLGEFHGPGHPKGPANDRLLELKTLFDECERLSDNRFLLLPGEEPNNFFGGHWMNFFPRPVYWIMQRKPEEPFIEQHPQYGTVYRIANKEEMLNLLQKEKGLAWTAHARTKGSTGYPDQYKKEAFFTSDRFMGAAWKAMPADLSQPYLGNRRILDLMDDMANWGHKKHVIAEADLFKIEPHFEVYAHLNVNYLQLDSLPSWKNGWQPILDVMEQGKFFVSTGEILLPHFTVNGKRPGETAQLQNGKATIALAINWTFPLQYLDIVSGDGQQVYREHIDLHDTEAFGNKKYQWTLPLANRKWVRIEVWDAAANGAFTQMIWLDQ
- a CDS encoding nucleoid-associated protein, translating into MTGLDGVLLQKVMVHRVGNPSRGEELKLSENPLTLNDEIVQGLLTKYFLGAFNENELYRFTHLSDVALNEVYNYVRTIFDDIDTFIPQAALLAQFLYSKSTHTKVKEGELYVVLFDRVMFENEYTRAIGLFKSETKETFLKVFPHGKSWEVIQEEGININKLDKGCLIFNTNTVEGYKVCVVDSTNKQNDTQYWVSDFLQVQPYSDSYHNTDKYLSLCKNFVTNEYAEKFDVSKSDQIDMLNRSMDYFKTKEQFNLQEFAEEVIHHPEVVDTFMEYKKNFESARNFEIGDEFDIHLSAVKKQQKVFKTVLKLDKNFHIYIHGRRDLIERGIDEMSGKKYYKIYYDEET